The region AACACTTCTAAAAAACAGcggattaattataattaaagcaTTTAGTgataaattagcgacggattagacACGAATCAAAGAGCTGAAAATTTagaagaataataatttataggacTTACCAAGAAAATCTGCAGCATTTTTGCCATTGCTGAACCTTCCAGTAGCTTTCTTGTTGAGAAAATCGACACCATTATGAGGAAAATTAGCTTTGACAAGAGAAACCGGAAGACGATTGTTATTGCCAACATCAACAAGTGAGTCCCCAAAAACAAAGACTGCAGGCACCATTTGAGAACTTGAACATTTCATCAACATAAccaagaagaagatgaataaaTTAGCttcaaatatattaatattgcTACCCATTTTAttactatatttaataaaacaagTTTAAGAGAAGAGATTACAATAAAGGGTTAGCTAATATTTTTAGCTTTGCTTAATAGCTTATATAGAGGAAGATGGAAATCcagatatattttttttggtgtGAAATGATTCTTTTGGTAAATGGctgaataattatatatttagatGAATAAAATAAGGAAAATGGCTACTTGCGTGGAATTTTGCTAGTAAaagtgataatgatatgattGTCGCATCCCattgaaattaaaagaatatatatttaaaaaaaggaaataatgaaaagaagaagaaaaagagacagtatcatatttctgaggttgctaattttttagttttatttagttaggtaattttaatttattttagaattaattagttttacattgaaataaaaatttagtgaatgtaaaaattaatattgattttgatataagaaaaaatatgatGCAGGAAGATCTGTTGCCATGTTGGCTCAACTTGACCTGAAATCACgagaaaaaatattattttttataattttataattttataatttattatttaaaataaattaaattaaaatttcttgaTTAAAATGAATCATACAAATTTAATACTGTTATATAAAGGAAGAAACTAGTTTGTTTTCGATCCTATCCAAACTTAGTATTTTTAGCGTtcaatttctaaatttaatgtttggttttttgcTATTAAACTTTGCAGTCTTTGACTGTTATATGatatttaagtataaatttGATGATCTATCTAATTCTATTGTCAAACTAGCTAGTttcatttatttgttttatcgGTTATTCATTTCATATATGCGGCAATCTTAATTATATGATTGGGTGATTTTAATGTTTTGAGATAATTTATTGACCATTTCTTCACGATTTATATAATTCATGCCATAAGATAAAAAGAAGTGtataaatttcatttaatttttaaagaatgAGAATTGAATTCATGACGTTTACTTGTGATTATTGAAAATTATTTGAGCTTATTCAAAATTGCTAGAAATTTCAAATGCTGACTTGGATTATTCTCTTagaactaattaaaattatcaatttaataacaGTACATATAGTTAAAAcatccaaaaaaataatatagttgAATATGATGGCTTAACCacctaaaaatatattttttgctttttctatttatagtttgaatttttaaatttttaaactttatcttattttttaatttttattgaactCATAATCtcaaattggaattttttttcacttgaaaaattaATGTTCTTTATGTTTTAACAcatattcttaattttttagtacttttaaattattaagaGTTTATTTAGACTAAGTGTCATATATGAaggatatatttaattttttttcaaattggaaaaaactctaatttaaaaaatagatataattgaaaccgaaaattgaaaaatatgaaaattgatgattttaaaaatttgagataTAATTAAAAGGGAATAACTCATTTTAAAGACCAGTAATTTTACGTTTTTTATTTATGTGGTTTCTAAACTTTCTTTTGATCTTACCTGGTCCTTTAACTTTacgttttttatttatctagtcCCTGAAATTCCATTTGCTCTTATCTGGTCCTTGAACTTTGATTTTTTGCTTCCTCAAGTATTTAAATGGATGCCGTCTATTCCGTTGTACCATGctctataaaattataaaaaataataaaattatttgcaCGTATAAAAAAGCAATAAGTCATTTTACATATGAGATCACGGAATGAACGGGCATCTGTTTGAAGATCTGAAGAATCAATAAATCAAAATTCAGGGATCGAAAAAGACTAAATATTAAAGTTAAGAGATCAGATAAAATCAAATGACATTTTAGAAATCagataaataaaacatataaaattaaaaaaatgaattaaccatttaaaaagGTCAGAAAATAGAGatagttttaaattatttttttttgacaatgaaaaaaaaaattaaaactatctcatttttaaatgattagacaattttaatttatatcataAATCAGTTGGTTGTTATCCATATACTTTGTTCCttgaatgtaaaaaaaaaaaaaaactttgttcctataattaataaataagtaCATCGGGCAACATTCTGCTAGCATCATAGGTTCAATTTGCAGACACTTTCTTTTtcaatggtaaaaaaaaatgtttggaCTAAGGttagaaaaaattatcaaattatcaGATGATCAAaggaattgaaataaaaaaaaatacagtagTTGTTAATTATTGAATTTCGTTTAACAATTTCAACCGCTCATGTGAATCAAACaagccaaaaataaaataaaattggagtATGAGATATACAAAAATGGTTTCTCACTTCTGAAAAATACTGTTATCATATGAAATTTGGAATTCTGATTTCTATTAAGTGTCACCATCACCAAAAAGATTGGATATTTAATTTGAGGTCTGGCAAAAAACAGCTATGGATCCACCGACCCATTTTATACCCACTACTTTCATCTTACAAATTTTTGCAGCAAAGttttaaataatagtaatattcATATAaactttaatataattttactcatcttacatttttattttctccaATTTGATATAAAGTTtacattttcttttatatttctaTGCGTCACTGGTAGATAATTGATATTTATATCTgtctattaaataattaaaaaataatatatgttacttaaaactaattaaaaaaactacCATTGACGACTTGTCTTGTAAGTTAACAATATTATCACTTGACTTGAAGAATTAAACCTGTTGAAGGTACGGTATGGGTTCAAATCTAAGAGGACTGTAACTTTGTTGGGTAGCTTTAATTTAGATCATTAAATGTAGTGTTGGGTATGGACAAATTTGGAGTATATAATACAGTGTTTGTTAGTTTTACGGATGCCCATTTTTAAAGCCTAACTCATTAAATATGTTTGCTCATGTTAATGGAACTTTAGTTTGGTATCACATGAACATGCTCTTCGTCAAAAGAACTAAACATGAACATGCATGattgaaattatttattttctttttttagttaAAGGGTTAAACGTATAAGAAAATTATATCATGAAGAATTTCTtggattaatttaattaaaaaaatatattattaaaaagtttGTTGTGTTAGCTATAATGATATTAATAGAACACTGTAAAATACCGTATCATCAAGTAAAAAAAGAACTCACATACTCGCTTATAAAAACAAGACAAAAACAAAGGACTGTAAGGGGTGTATACGATAGAAACTTTAAACGAAAAGAGGAGATGATTGGATCGAATTGtactatattaaaaataaataataatattttaaattacatttaaaaataaatacttgACTGTGGAACTCTAAACATACAATAAATCTTTCTTCTTCACTCGTTATTAAACCACCTGAAgtgaaaatagaaaaattaatttttagatatGGAGCCATAATTGATTTTAGGGGAGTCAAACTATACaaagttaataattattttttaaaagaaaaaaatagtgggattttttgaagaaaaaaatgttaGGGTACAAATcatacaaaaattcaaaattaatagcatatttttttattaaaaaataaaaattataatatgttTATGTTAAAAGAAAAGTTAGGGATTGAGCAAGCCCTGACTCCGTCCCTTGAATGTGTTTGAATAgcatttttatgaaaataactCCCCTCAAgtcgatttttattttatttttttcaaatttatttagatagatgatatataaataaaatgataaaaaaattattcttaaatatcattttgtttatttatcaTTCATATAAATGGAtttgaagaaaatgaaaaaaatttgaatttgaggaaatttattctctatttttaaaataaaaggatgTCAAAGTAAAGTTAGCACTAAATTTTGTTAAATGTAGAAAGAGTGATTAAAATGGTAAGTTCAAtcagaaaattttaaataaattctttCAACACgtagtaatttattaattaagtttaattgaATCTTATTAATAGTATTAAATAATATCTTAccttttaatataatattataaattaatatgggAGGATTTAGAAAGAGTGTATAGCTAGAGAATAATAttatctattttataattttaattttttttatattttatagtatattttgtatcagttatagccaaatctaatttaattatgtcaGTTGTCATGCCAGCCAGTTACTTAGTTGGCAGTGATGTGGACGACAATGTGTCAAAAAAAACCGGTTCAATtcaaaaatagctaaaaaacacaaaatatataaggtttggctaaatctggtggtttttaaaggGTTGACTATAACTAACACAAGACGTATAGATTTaacattttttgataattaaacctaaaatttatattttgtcaagtttttctattttataaatttcacTCCGGCATTACCcatcttataaaaaatattctgGTACATTCCTTACATTGAGTGATAAAATATGTAgtaattagttatttaaataaattattttcatcaCGTTTTTTTCTTAATCATTACCTCGTAAGATTAACGCGGCAAAACCTACCATCTCCATCCATGTCTTGAGTTGACCATGGCTAGCAGGTGTGAATGTGGTTTTGACCATTGTTGCGCCACGGCTCAAGCCGCAACTGCATGACATGTTGCGGCAGTTCTAAATTAACGCTAAACGTTTTTCTAACTGCCAATTAAtagcattaaaataaattataaacttataatatttatttatattatttaaaaatccagAAACAGctctataaaataaaatctcatgtaaataaaattaaaagaaaatgaacCTCTTCTGGATcaaaaaagaaatccaaaataCTATCAAAAATGTAAttcaaaatacttttaaacaaCTCGACGAGAGGAAGAGctttcaaattaaaaacaaCTTAAAAAAGACTTGTTTTCAATGATCTGTATTTTCTTGATATGGATTAAAGACAAAACCATCTCGAGTTCAATCTCGTACAGATGAAGGATACTTTGATTTACCTTCTTAACATAATGAGTACAACTCGAGGAATAAGAAAAGCTCGAGGAGTTGATGCTCGAGATGTTGTAGGAACAAGGAAGCGACAAAACTCGACAAGGTTATATGGTAACTAGAAATTTAGATTTTAGTTCTAATtcgatttaaaattataaaaaagaatacAGTAAAATCTGATCAATTTCAATGCAAACCGTATAACATCACATACCTTTTATTCGATCTATTACTATGGTGGACGTAATTGGttatttctttataattttatataaggttaccatacaatttaaaaaataaacataaattttagagtctaaatcaaaatcaaaaccgTTGAATTTTGAAGTGAGATCAAATAACCAATTATAATTCGgtttaactataaaatttagTGAAAGTGCAACcttaatcttatttttttaaatcataataGAATTGCAGAATGTGAATATGAAAAGGATCaacaattttatattcaaatcaaatcagtATTCCAGTTATTGAAATctctttaatatttatattatcttttttaaaaagcGTTGAACTTAAACAATGATGGATAGGCATCAGACTCCCAATTagaaaagtattaaaaaagaaaatggtTCAAATGTATAATTATTGTAATTTCTTGCAGGTTTCCATCAAATATTCCAGAAGACGGTATTGAGCATTGACTCAAGCCAATTCACATTTGCAACTATTGATTAGTGGTGATAAAATTGAATCGAATCGataaaattgatttgattacatttaataatatataaaataatttaatttcctattgatttgatataaaatgatttagttaaaattttgTACAAGTCGAAATAAAATAATCgagtcaataaaaatatttgactaAATTAACCAGTGCTACTcgatttaaaaattcaatttgataaataaaaaattaattcggTGCAGTTTGGATTGGACCAAATATAGGCTATTTTGTTTGCTAGATATATTTGTATTAGTTTCTAGTCACAAATCATCCTCCTTCAACCttcttaatttttgtatttgccTTAACCTGTCTGACTATCCATGTATTCTTCCACTTTTGTTTAATAGATCTTTCGTTATTTATCTTGATCTTATTTAGTCCATGTATaactatttttttgatttattgagTCCCTCAATAGACGGAATTCTCCACGTGTGTTTTAGTTGCCGTTAGCGcgagtttaaaaaaaaatctctcgaacaagaacttttaaaattatgaatggtataaatttatttatagcttttatatatgtaaatttttgCAAAGTTAGTATTTAACGACGAGTGACTACACGCGGAAGATTCCGTCCACTAAGGAGGacttaataaattgaaaaaatagttGAACAGAACTACAGATAGAAGGACATCCACATAGGTTCTGCCTTTGTATTTTTGGTTTATAAGTGTTGATAAACTGACAATAAGGCCCCCATTGCTACACAAGTTAGCTATTTTGTACAGAAAGTTCAGAAATAAGGACAAAAAATGACATGAAACGAACCCATATGATTATGACAATTATTCAATCAGACATCTAATAGACAATAATATTCTATACCGACATGCAGAAATACAAACATTTGTATGTTGATATGGAAAATAATATATCCAAACTGAGAGGTCAATGAGATTAGAATTGCTCACCATTACAACTCATGATTGATGTCATGTTTGAACGTGCatatgaatttaaatttgaaattgaaattttttattgagcttttaaaataaaataaaatatcatgcgtgatgatttttttttgcgAAGTTTATATTAGTAATTTAtacttcttaaaaaaaatattagcaaGTTATATTTTAAGATATGTTTAATTCTATTTTATCCCACACCGCTCACATAAAAAATGAATGTGGGCATTACacatgattattatttttttctttcataaattttatttttaattttgctcTTTCATTCTTCTTTTCCATTCTTCGCACATGTTTCACTCCATCAAATCTACATTACAAAAATCAATTTGACCTTTTATTCAAGATTGTTATCGTCTAACTTCTCGCCATAACTCCATTATTTTCGGTTCAATCATCTACAATTTAAGTTTTTGTTCTTCatttcttttgaatttgttttttgattaTTGTGATAAAAACTCGTAAGAGAGGTGGTCTTAACTTTTTGAAAACCTTCATACCGAGGAAGAAATCACGGCTAAGAAGACAATGTACTCAAGAAATTACCACGTAAAGGgagcataaaaaaaataaagacgaAATAAAATTCATTGTTGATTCGTCGAAAAAGAGACATGCAAATAAATTAGCTCATGATTAAAGAAGTAAAAGAAGTTATAATTGAAGAGCCTAACGACAATGTATCTAAGATTTGATTTTcacctaattttaatttttaaggtTTATACTTTATTGATTTGTGTATCCTGAAAATAATGTATTATGCAATTTTCTTATGCTACTTGGAAGTGAAGATGAATGAATCAGATTGCACGAAATATTGGTTATACATACCATCAGGTCCATCACCAACAATTGagggaaaaaaaaaactttattcgAGTAAATGTTCAACTTATCAAATGCAGACATCAAATAGgacaataatatattattaaatcaactcaatataaaccatATATCAATaaatcaactcaatataaattacAAGTAACCAAAAACAGTATAGACACACcactgaaatttttaaaaaatacacaattaaataatcaaaaatatacaatcaaaagagttactattatagaaaataaaccACAAGTCAACAAATTGTAGTAATACTTTTCAAAttacctatatatatatataatatataatttttcaaatttccaGAATTTTATGCGtttattttcaaaagaaaatcaaGCACAGGGGAATTCAGGGTGAGATATATCCTCAGGTGCATGCTTACAAAAATTGCACCGATTTCTGGTTTATGAACTTCACCATTTCGTCTCCAGCAGTTGCTTTAACAATTTTCTGAAACTGTCCTCAGTGTGTCCTCTTTTAGGAATGATTTCCAGTTCGGAGCACAGTACCAGCACTTTGAAAGGACTCATATGCCGGAGGATCTCTGGGTCTCGATCATAATCCTGGAGTCGTAAtgtaatatattaaattagcgACAAATGATAATCATCATAACAATGATGATAACATAAACAAGCACAATGTAAAATGTCATATTTAAAAGCTTCAAGGGTACATAATTTAATAGTTCAATCAATTCTGAAAATGTTTTTCTATATTATGGGTGCACAGAATCGACAATTTTGGCTCGATTCAGTTTGGAATTATGAAGAAGATTGTTTTTTTAGTTCCGTTCAATTTTGAAAGTAAACAATTTTCAGTTCACTCTAGGTATTGGGacaaaccgaactgaaaaacAACGGAACCTATCGGTTTGATTCGGTTCATTTGatataaaaaagaaatcaaTATTTCGATTAGGTTTGATTTGAACCAAATGCACACTTATATTCTATATGTTGAACAGGCCTTATCTTTGGGTTTGCAAATCACTTATATGTCTAAACTAAACTAGACGTCATAGACCAGATATATTCCTCGAATAAAAGCGAAGCACCCGGACCACAAAATTTCTAACCTTAAAGGTTCAAAAATCAATTAAGCACAATAAAAAGAAATGCCAATATTAGAATTAAGTAATGCACTCACCTTTTCTGTGAGAACAACTACTGGCTTGGAACCAAGCTTGTCCTCTAGTGCTCTGAGTTTCGTCATGATCGTCTCAATATCCTAGAATAGTGGTATTGTAATTGTCAGTGCCACACtcaacataaaataaaagtgTTGGCATCTTTCGACTATACAAATCTGGACTTTGCATAAGATGCAGTGCAAATTTACGGGAGAACAATAAGAACCGTACCCTGGTTTGAAACAAATGATGATCACTGAAATCAATTCGATCAACATGAAAAGCTCCCATCTGCAGCAAGATCGAACACCAGTTGAACAGTTGATAAATAGAACGACGGAAGGGGTTAAATATGAAGTAACAAATCAGGGTCTCCATTTACTTTTTGTAGGCCTTTGAAACATGCACATTTATGCTCAAACTATAGGAGTCTCATTAAGAAGAGGAAAAACGGCGGTAAGAGCAGAAGTAAGTACCTTCCCCATTCCTTGCACAAAAGCACGTGCTGAGCCAATTGCAGAAACACATAGAACAACGGCATTATGAATGATACTCAGCGGTATTCTAAAGTTGATATTTCCTACTTCCAAAAAGTGTGATGGAATAATTCCAGTGAAAAAAATAGGAAGAGATTCTTTAATTTCCCGTACCATTATCTCAATATCTTTGAGATTTTGTTCTGTAGCCTGcatgaaattttcaaatcaatttctCTGTCTTAATGAAGCTGACCTGAACTCTCAAGAAAACTAATGGCTTGAGGAGATCAAGTAGCTAGCAACAACATGTATGAAATGCAAAATTTGTAGCGAAATACAAAAGGTCGCGATATTTCATTTACCAAGTTTGCATGATGAACTACAGCAACATCTGCTCTTCTGAGGGCTGTCAAAGGTTCCCTTAAAGGTCCAAGTGGGATTAGTTGGCAGTTTCCCCACGGTGATAGCCCATTAATCATTACAATCTCAAGGTCACGGTGCAAACTCCAGTGCTATCTTCCATAGAAaagaattcaaattttaataaacctCTATAAGAAAATTGCTATTGCTTCATGATTTCACTTCTGATATACACAAAAGGTAACCTAAATTGACAACCGACAATCAACCAATCGAGCAGAAAACAACATCTATACACATTCCTAAACAGCATAAAATTAAGGAACATTATTCACTTTCTGCAAAGAGATTCATATAATTTAACTACGATATCCTTGAGATTAAAAGAAATGCCAAAAGGCCTTGTAGCAGCACAGCTACCTCATATATATCCCAGCCACCATATAATAGAATTGTAAAAAATGAAGCGATAACATATAGAATACCTGCATTCCATCATCTAGAACAACAAGATCAATTTTTTCTGAGTCACTTGTACTTCCAATTTTGCTATCAGCCCATGATCCCTTGAATAAATCACCATGAGGGTCCCTGTGTCCATATTGTTTCAAAAAAGAAGCAGCAACAGCAGCTCGATTCGCACCTATACCAATCTTTACAGATTTTCCTAGGTGCCTTGCCAGCATCTTAGCTTCATCTCCACCAGCATAACCCTAGCAAACATGTTTAATTGTGTTTGTTCAATTTAATCCGAAACTCATTAAAAAAACTCtacttttaaaattcaatagaattgaaataaattaattttcctGGCATAATGGCAAGCAGCCGGATCCCAGATGGCTAAGGCTTAGCCCACTTCAAAGATAAAAATAcctaattgaaatttttttcggATCATGAATACACAAAAATAATTGCCATTCATACTAAAATTTCAAACAATAAACATCCaagaactaaaaaaaaaaaaaaactggaaCATAATTTTGTTTACCCTGGTAAGAATGAGAGGAGAAATTCGAGAATGGGCTAAGAATTGAGCAATGAATTTAACCATTGGCGTCTTCCCATTGCCTCCCCATGTTAAATTCCCAACACTTATCACTGGTACTGCCAAtcttcaatttcaaaaatttatgaCAGAATTTTCATCAAACTAGTATTCGTATCTGTACAATTACGAAGTTAAAAAGGCAGTAGAAATGAAAAGAAGGCGGAGAATACCGGTGCTTGGAGAAGATGCCGGAGCGGTAGAGATAACGGCGGAGAGAGAGGGCGACGCTGTAAAGAGAGGACGATAGGGCGAGAAGAGGGATTAGCGAGCGTTGAGTGATGGAGAGCTTACTGTAGTCTTGCGTGTAGGCGATTTCGTTCACTATTATTCTCAGTTTCTCCATTGTTACCGTCAGTGAACCGCCGCCAAGAGTGAATCATACTAAAACACAGCAGCAGCAACTggtagaagaagaagagaaaaatttCATGATGAACCCCAGTATTTAGGGTGGCTGCTGACGTGgatcttatttaaaattttaatggaCTAAAGGGTTAATTCACCCCTGAACTTGGCGCAGAATTTCAGA is a window of Mercurialis annua linkage group LG2, ddMerAnnu1.2, whole genome shotgun sequence DNA encoding:
- the LOC126666773 gene encoding probable tetraacyldisaccharide 4'-kinase, mitochondrial, with protein sequence MEKLRIIVNEIAYTQDYSKLSITQRSLIPLLALSSSLYSVALSLRRYLYRSGIFSKHRLAVPVISVGNLTWGGNGKTPMVKFIAQFLAHSRISPLILTRGYAGGDEAKMLARHLGKSVKIGIGANRAAVAASFLKQYGHRDPHGDLFKGSWADSKIGSTSDSEKIDLVVLDDGMQHWSLHRDLEIVMINGLSPWGNCQLIPLGPLREPLTALRRADVAVVHHANLATEQNLKDIEIMVREIKESLPIFFTGIIPSHFLEVGNINFRIPLSIIHNAVVLCVSAIGSARAFVQGMGKMGAFHVDRIDFSDHHLFQTRDIETIMTKLRALEDKLGSKPVVVLTEKDYDRDPEILRHMSPFKVLVLCSELEIIPKRGHTEDSFRKLLKQLLETKW